Part of the Anopheles gambiae chromosome 3, idAnoGambNW_F1_1, whole genome shotgun sequence genome is shown below.
aaaaattgTCGATTTTTCATGGGTTTATCTTGGCCCCCGCTAACGTAACGTCAATTGCACATTCAATAATACTATCTCATGAGTCAGTAGccaaaatttgacacctctatcagtcgaACTATAATCatgatggccaaaaaagtgaagaaacTTCGTTCAGGACCGAACGTCATCAAAGAACAGCATCCCGTAGCATCTAAAACGAACACCGTGTGGCTGTTTGTGGACATCGTATAAGCCTATTCCGGCATCTAGAACATCTTGGCACCATTAGACAATAATCAGAACATCGAAAGAAAGCCCAGTTCCGAATGTCCAACGACACTGAGTGAAATGAGCTTCCAAAGGaagctgaaaatgaaaatcgAGGGATATTGCTGCGTTCGCTTAGCCGGGAAGTCCATTCAACCCGCTAAACAGTGAAATCGTACCTGGGAAACATGAGCAAACATATCAGCAAGCAGAAATCACGTCCACTGTCTTCGCAGCCGCAAGCAATGACGCCAAAACGCAATACGATCATTTCAAGCGAATTTCAATATGACACCCTAATACGTGAACCAATCCAATATCCTCCACCTGCGTCCCATCGAAATTTTCTTAACCAACATAAAGCAATAGCTCTACTCCAACAATTTTGTCGCGAAAACTAAGGAAGAATTGTTAAACATCGACGTAGATCTTAAAAACTTGCCTACACCCATATATTCGTCCGACATGGCGAACATTCCGGCGAACATAACTGACGAAAAGGCAGCTTGCAAAATAAGGATCTATGATTATAGTTTCAATGTAGGTGTGCCTCACATGATTTTGTCACATATACAGAATTGTTATTACCCTTGTTGGACTATCTTAAAAGCTAAAATCTTGAAAGGGTAAATAACTGAACTAAACATTGTTCTATTACTAGGAACACTTACCCTGCTCTTTCCCCAGCAAAATGTACACCTGTGCGCGATTATTCCAAGGAGCCGGTCGTTCCGGTGCCGTTTCGATCGATTTGCTAAGCAGCTCCAAAGCCTCCGACAGCTTACCCTGTCCCGCAAGCCCTATCGCTTCGAGTTCCAATCGTTGCGAATCGCTCACACGCGGATCACCACTTGCATTGGCATCTGCAATCAAAGCAAATATGCAATGTAAGATTACATATATAAAACACTTATCACACCAATATCAAACCAACACATACCTTGAGGATCGTCTAAATGCTTTTCCTCTTCCTGCAACAGGTACTCCTCGCCTCCGATTTGGGACGGATTCAGGATCGATTCCAGCACTTGCCGATCGTGCTCGGAAAGACAGCCTTTGGTTAGTGGGTTCATTTTACGGTGGCAAACGATTCTATTCACACTGACTTCCAGCGTTAGACTGAATACAGGTTCTTGCTGCGGGTGGATTCTGTCTAGGCATCAGTGGACCGGCGACTTCCCAAAAACCGGACTGTGATTAGATGCAGCAGGAACTGAATCAGAACTGGTTTCCAACAGCCCAGCGCGCGCTGTTGTCAACAAAGCTGCTGCTCAGGGTTACAGGTGTAGTAAATGTGTGTCGAACATTCCAAAACTAAGTgagaagcatttttttctaacgtattgttatttttttagatGCTTAGAGGATAAATGCAAGGGGGTATGGCATTCTAAAATCCTAAAAACATCTTATGAAGAACAACCCCTATGACGCGAAGAACTCAGTAGGAAGTTTTTAGTAAGGGTGGAATGAAAAAACATATTCTTCCTGTTATTTTGGCatcatttaaaattaatttctgTAAATCAGTTTTTTATAGGAATTCCAGAAACATATTGAAcagaattttaatatttaacgaCTAAACGCGCTTCTTCGTTCAATTAGATTGTGTTGTGCGGTTTGCATAACTAGCAATGGACGAATGATACTTTATATTGCATACAATCAGGCGTACAAGCTGTAGTGCGGATTGCATACGTTTCAAAAGTATGtgtatgcaaattgcatacattttggcgTGAACGATTCTCCATTACATACATTCAGGAGTGGTTAATTAAATCGATGTTTGCGCCATCTCTTGAGGAGTATTTGAAGCTTTTTGCAACGTCATCTATTGTCGAGTGATAACATTATTTGAAATGATCGTTTTCAATGTTTCACAATATTTGATTGAATAAGGACATTCAAAGGCTTTTTctcaaatgaaaaattaagttgtgCAAATTTTGTAAATCAAAAATTTTCATTAATTGATATTAACAAATTCGTGATCGTTTAAATATGTAAATATGTAAGACGACAAACCcaatataattaaaacaaaataaaataaaaatttctgCATAGCATCAGATAATATTAATGATTTCGTACAAATCCAACTAGCTCTCAATTCACTTATCGAATATCCAACCTCGTGCACCTTAATCCTCGCAGAATGACCTGAATCCAATTGCAAAATAACAGCCAACTAACTATTAATAACCAAATCCGATACAATTAAAAAGCACCAAATAAAACAACCAAACCACAGATCTGTGCGCCAGCACCACAACCAAAGCGACAAAAGCATGGCATTTGCATTACAGTGCCCACCCATTCATGGACGTGCAAATGAGCTCACGGGAGGTTTTCGCGACACTAAAGCTCGCCTCCACAACAATAAGCCTACCGACCACTTCCCCCCCGGAGGCCACTAACGTCCGTCCTTCTGTTGGCAGCGGAAATGCTTTTAACCCATCGGTTGAGCGAAATGAGATCACCGAGAAGTGGCGACGCTTTGATGAATAATTAAGATAAACTTTCAGTCCCTTTTTTGCTATTACTTCGGTCGGGCTAACTGTGGTCATtggtgctgctactactactgccacTGATGGTTCTATCAAACACATCCACCGGGTAATcgaatacataaaaaagataacaatAATTGAGCACAAAATTGT
Proteins encoded:
- the LOC1271024 gene encoding tetratricopeptide repeat protein 36 homolog yields the protein MNPLTKGCLSEHDRQVLESILNPSQIGGEEYLLQEEEKHLDDPQDANASGDPRVSDSQRLELEAIGLAGQGKLSEALELLSKSIETAPERPAPWNNRAQVYILLGKEQEALSDIDQALKLSNQTGRTGCRALCQRGILKRKNNDVDGARADFEVAAKLGSKFARTQLIELNPFAALCNQMLREVMKM